In Pseudomonas sp. MYb327, one DNA window encodes the following:
- a CDS encoding di-heme oxidoredictase family protein has protein sequence MPPLPLRLSALFLALGLSACDDAPRFTKAEPGEARSGGNATVRKTDQNAFSLPSANLPPSRRVDFSVGNSFFRNPWVIAPSTTTARDGLGPLFNTNACQNCHIKDGRGHPPTPDAVNAVSMLVRLSIPDAPAYAKVIEQLGVVPEPVYGGQFQDMAVPGVVPEGKVRVDYTPVAVRFKDGTEVELRKPNLNITQLGYGPMHPDTRFSARVAPPMIGLGLLEAIPEAAILANADAQAKENNGIAGRPNRVWDDAQQKTVLGRFGWKAGQPNLNQQNVHAFSGDMGLTTSLRTVDDCTDTQTACKTAPNGNSPDGEPEVSDNILRLVLFYSRNLAVPARRDVSAPEVLAGKNLFYQAGCQSCHTPKYTTAANAAEPELANQVIRPYSDLLLHDMGDGLADNRTEFQASGRDWRTPPLWGIGLTEAVSGHTQFLHDGRARNLLEAVLWHGGEAKAAQQQVLSFNAEQRAALLAFLNSL, from the coding sequence ATGCCTCCGCTGCCTCTTCGCTTATCCGCACTGTTTCTGGCCCTGGGCCTGAGTGCCTGCGATGACGCCCCGCGTTTTACCAAGGCCGAACCCGGTGAAGCCCGCTCCGGGGGAAATGCGACCGTGCGCAAGACCGATCAGAACGCGTTTTCCCTGCCCTCCGCCAACCTGCCGCCGTCGCGGCGCGTGGACTTCAGCGTCGGCAACAGTTTTTTCCGCAATCCCTGGGTGATCGCCCCGTCGACCACCACCGCTCGTGACGGCCTGGGTCCGCTGTTCAACACCAACGCCTGCCAGAACTGCCACATCAAGGACGGCCGCGGTCATCCGCCCACGCCAGATGCGGTGAACGCCGTGTCGATGCTGGTGCGTCTGTCGATCCCCGATGCCCCGGCCTACGCCAAGGTCATCGAGCAACTGGGTGTGGTGCCGGAGCCGGTCTACGGCGGGCAGTTCCAGGACATGGCCGTCCCCGGCGTGGTCCCGGAAGGCAAAGTGCGCGTCGATTACACGCCGGTGGCGGTTCGCTTCAAGGACGGCACCGAAGTCGAGTTGCGCAAGCCGAACCTGAACATCACCCAGCTGGGCTACGGCCCGATGCACCCCGACACCCGTTTCTCCGCGCGGGTTGCACCGCCGATGATCGGCCTCGGCTTGCTTGAAGCCATCCCCGAAGCAGCGATCCTGGCCAACGCCGATGCTCAGGCGAAAGAAAACAACGGCATCGCCGGACGCCCGAACCGGGTCTGGGACGACGCCCAGCAGAAAACCGTCCTCGGGCGATTTGGCTGGAAGGCCGGGCAACCAAACCTCAATCAACAAAATGTGCACGCATTTTCCGGTGATATGGGCCTCACGACCAGCCTGAGAACCGTTGATGACTGTACCGACACGCAAACCGCCTGCAAAACCGCTCCGAACGGCAACAGCCCCGATGGCGAGCCGGAAGTCAGCGATAACATCCTGCGCCTGGTGCTTTTCTACAGCCGCAACCTCGCCGTACCGGCGCGCCGCGATGTCAGCGCACCTGAAGTGCTGGCCGGCAAAAACCTGTTTTACCAGGCCGGCTGCCAGTCCTGTCACACACCGAAATACACCACCGCCGCCAACGCCGCCGAACCTGAACTGGCCAATCAAGTGATTCGCCCTTACAGCGATTTGCTGCTGCATGACATGGGCGACGGTCTGGCCGACAACCGCACTGAATTCCAGGCCAGCGGCCGCGACTGGCGCACGCCGCCGTTGTGGGGCATCGGCCTGACGGAAGCGGTCAGTGGCCACACCCAGTTCTTGCATGACGGCCGCGCCCGCAACTTGCTCGAAGCCGTGCTCTGGCATGGCGGCGAGGCGAAAGCGGCGCAGCAACAGGTTTTGTCTTTCAATGCCGAGCAGCGCGCTGCGTTGCTGGCGTTTTTGAATTCCCTTTAA
- a CDS encoding imelysin family protein: MIRMPLATASLLAIAISLAGCGEGKDKDKAAAPAPAASTAAAPAAPAAAPAAASKVDEAAAKAVVAHYADIVFAVYSDAESTAKTLQTAVDAFLAKPNADTLKAAKAAWIAARVPYLQSEVFRFGNTIIDDWEGQVNAWPLDEGLIDYVDKSYEHALGNPGATANIIANTQIQVGEDKVDVKDITPEKLASLNELGGSEANVATGYHAIEFLLWGQDLNGTGPGAGNRPPSDYLEGKGATGGHNDRRRAYLKSVTQLLVSDLEEMVGNWKPNVADNYRATLEAEPAESGLRKMLFGMGSLSLGELAGERMKVSLEANSPEDEHDCFSDNTHNSQFYDAKGARNVYLGEYTRVDGTKMTGASLSSLVAKVDPAADTALKADLAATEAKMQVIVDHANKGEHYDQLIAAGNAAGNQIVRDAIASLVKQTGSIEAAAGKLGIADLNPDNADHEF; encoded by the coding sequence ATGATTCGTATGCCTCTGGCTACCGCCAGTCTGTTGGCCATCGCAATTTCCCTCGCCGGTTGCGGTGAAGGCAAAGACAAAGACAAAGCTGCCGCTCCTGCGCCGGCTGCCAGCACCGCAGCTGCCCCGGCTGCTCCAGCCGCTGCACCTGCTGCTGCCTCCAAAGTCGACGAAGCCGCCGCCAAAGCCGTTGTCGCGCACTACGCCGACATCGTATTCGCTGTCTACAGCGATGCCGAATCCACTGCGAAAACCCTGCAAACCGCCGTCGACGCTTTCCTCGCCAAGCCGAACGCGGACACCCTGAAAGCTGCCAAGGCTGCCTGGATCGCCGCTCGCGTTCCTTACCTGCAGAGCGAAGTGTTCCGCTTCGGCAACACCATCATCGACGACTGGGAAGGTCAGGTGAACGCCTGGCCACTGGACGAAGGCCTGATCGACTACGTCGACAAATCCTACGAACACGCACTGGGTAACCCTGGTGCCACCGCCAACATCATCGCCAACACCCAGATCCAGGTCGGCGAAGACAAGGTCGATGTGAAAGACATCACCCCGGAAAAACTCGCCAGCCTGAACGAGCTGGGCGGTTCCGAGGCCAACGTCGCCACTGGCTACCACGCCATCGAATTTCTGCTCTGGGGCCAGGACCTGAACGGCACCGGCCCTGGTGCTGGCAACCGTCCGCCTTCGGACTACCTGGAAGGCAAAGGCGCCACCGGCGGTCACAACGATCGTCGCCGTGCCTACCTGAAATCCGTGACGCAATTGCTGGTCAGCGACCTGGAAGAAATGGTCGGCAACTGGAAGCCAAACGTGGCCGACAACTACCGCGCCACCCTGGAAGCCGAACCGGCTGAAAGTGGCCTGCGCAAAATGCTGTTCGGCATGGGCAGCCTGTCCCTGGGCGAACTGGCGGGCGAGCGCATGAAGGTTTCCCTGGAAGCCAACTCCCCGGAAGACGAACACGATTGCTTCAGCGACAACACCCACAACTCGCAGTTCTACGATGCCAAAGGCGCTCGTAACGTTTACCTGGGTGAATACACTCGCGTCGACGGCACCAAAATGACCGGCGCCAGCCTGTCGTCCCTGGTGGCCAAAGTTGACCCGGCTGCCGACACCGCACTGAAAGCCGACCTGGCTGCAACTGAAGCCAAGATGCAGGTCATCGTTGATCATGCCAACAAGGGTGAGCACTACGACCAGCTGATCGCTGCCGGTAACGCCGCTGGCAACCAGATCGTCCGCGACGCCATCGCTTCTCTGGTCAAGCAGACCGGTTCGATCGAGGCTGCCGCTGGCAAACTGGGCATCGCCGACCTGAACCCGGACAACGCTGATCACGAATTCTGA